DNA sequence from the Marinilongibacter aquaticus genome:
TTTGCCTACGTATAAAAGTGTTTTTGAAAAGAAATACCATTTTCGAAGAAAGTGGAGCGAAAGATGAATTCGATTTCGGGAAATTTCATTTCAACTTTTCACAACTTATTCTCGACTCTGAAGACGGGGAGCAAAAACTCACGCACCGCGAGGCCGAAGTATTGAAATACCTTTGCGAAAGACCGAATACCCTTATCAAAAGAGAAGACATCCTGACCAAGATATGGGGAAGAGACGATTATTTTCTGGGGCGAAGTCTCGATGTGTTCATCACGCGGTTACGGAAAATGCTGCAAACCGACGAAAACATCAAAATAGACAATGTGCACGGTGTGGGTTTCCGTTTTGTGACAGAATAATCGAATTTCAATCTTCGCGAAAAGCCATGTTGTGCTCCGAAAGCACCTTTTTGAGCTTAGGCACACTGCTGGGACCGAAACCGTGTAAATTAAGCAAGTCGCTGGCTTTACACTGGCTTAGTTGGAGAAGCGTAGCAATACCTTCGCTTTCTAAAGCTCTTCGTGCAGGAGCAGAAAGCACGCGGAGAAATTCTTGATCAACTTCACGTTCCTTTTCACACACAGGGCATGAGGGGCAATCGCTGCTTTTCCAAAACACATGTCCCTTTTCGCACTCTTTCTTCCGCTTTTCCATAATTTCTTGCTTTGGGCTATTTTGAATACGCTCATCCACTTCTCTCCAAAATTAAAAATATTCACAAAAAAAAGAGGTAGGCTTTTCGCCCACCTCTTTTCAAATCTATAAATATTTAGGGATTATTTACCGAAAAGGCTGCCGAGCATTCCGCCCAAACCACCTTTCTGACCACTACCCTTCAACAACATCCCAGCTACATCATCAATCACACTGCCATCGCCATCTGCATCCAAAAACGACTCGATCAAGCTTTGCTGTTTACTGCCGCTTCCACCGCCCAAAAGGCCGCCCAGCATGCTGGTCAAACCACTGGCATCATTCACATTGTTCTGACGAGCCTGCTTACCCAACACACCCATCAAAATAGGTGCAGCCACTTTCAAGATTTGCCCTACTTGGCCTGCATCCAAACCTGACTTTTGGCTCAACGCGTTTTGTACCATATTCTGTTTGCTACCCAGCACATGGCCCAAAATACCTTCACCATCTTGCTTAACCGACTGGTCAACACCACCTTGGAACAAACTTCCCAAATTATCCAAAATACCGCCGTCGTGCTTGCCCTGTACGGCGTTGAGCAAACCAGCGGCACCTTGAGAACTTGATGCATTCTTTTGCATCGCACCCATCAAAACAGGCAATGCCATGCTCAACACATCTGCAGTTTTATTTTGAGGAGCACCCGTTTCTCCACTAACTCCAGAAACGATTTGTTTCCCAAGATCACTGTTCAATAAGTCTAAAATTCCAGCCATTTTTTTGTGTTTTAGTTTTTGTGTTTACCAATTCTTGAATATACGTTTTCTACCGTCGGCTTCAAACTATGTCTTAAAGACTTCAAAATTCCTTAAAAGTCATTTTAATTTTCTTTTTTTATTTGCCTAAATCCGGATCAAAATTCTTTTTAAGGCCCATGGCCATTCATGTACCAAACCCGAATTTGTGCCAAGAAGCAAGTCCAAAAGGTTTTGATGTAGAAAAATACTTCCAAAATTCAAATTGATAGCACATTTCTTAGAATTTATTGGCGTACACAAGTGATACTCTTCCACTTCTATTCAAAACTTTTATTTTTGGGCGATTTTCCCAACAGTTGAATATGAGCACAAAAAGACTTTACATTATTCGTCACGGCGAAACCGATTACAATAAACGAGGTATCGTACAAGGTAGCGGAATTGATGCCGACCTGAATGCGACTGGCCGTGCTCAGGCTCGGGCGTTCTTCGAGGCCTATGGCCATATTCCCTTTCAAACCGTATACACTTCCGAACTGAAAAGGACGCACCAAAGTGTGCAGCATTTTCTGGAGCTCGACATCCCGCACATCATCCTTCCCGGCCTGAATGAAATTTCTTGGGGAACAAAGGAAGGAAAAGTACCGAACAGCTTAGACGATTCGAATTACTATAAACTCGTAGAGGCTTGGAAACAAGGAGATACGCACATTCCTGTTGAAGGCGGAGAAAGCCCGAACCAAGTGGCCGAAAGGCAAAGAGGAGCCTTGAAAACCATACTCGACAATACCGAAGAAGAGCTTATTTTGGTGGCTATGCACGGCCGGGCCATGCGTATACTTTTGGCTCAAATGAGTAAATTGCCACTCTCTGAAATGGATTATTTCGAACACAAAAACCTGTGCTTGTATTTGGTGGAATACAGCTATACCGAAGATTCATTTTCCATTGTGGAGCACAACAATGTGGAGCACCTGAAAAGTTTAACTGTATAAAAAGCCTCCCATGCACCAAATAGGCCTTTGGTGTAGATCAAATTTAGGCTTCCATCAGATTTCAATTAAATTAGCTAAAATTTGAGCGATGGGATCCAAAAAAGCATACTGGTTTTATCAAATTGCCGGCTGGTCGATATATTTCATATCCGATATCCTGAACTATTTCACCCTCTACCCCTTCGGTTTCGACGAACTGAACCACCTGATGGGCAATGTGATGGTGAATGTGGCCACCGGGGTTTCGCTCACGCACATTTTCAGGCTAATTTTCAAACATTACCATTGGATTAAACTGCCGATCGGCCAATTGATCCTGCGTTGCCTAATTGTCGTGTTCCTCATCACGTTTATACTTGCGGCCATCAACATTCCTATGGACAGGGCCTTTATCAATATCAACAGCATGAACGCCGCCCTGTTGGATATTTCCTATCACATCAACCTTACCAAACCCGTTTTCATGTGGGTTTTGGTGTATGTATTCTACAGCTTTGCCAATGAAAGCCGCGTCAAAGACATCGAAAAAGTCAAGCTCGAATCTTCGGTAAAAGAATCAGAAGCTAAAGTGTTGAGAGCCCAAATGAACCCTCATTTCGTATTCAATGCCTTAAACAGCATTCGTGCACTGGTGCTCGAAGAACCCAACAAGGCCATGAACGGCATCACGCAACTTTCGAACCTCTTGCGGAGCTCTTTGATCTCCAACCGCAAAACCACGGTTTCGTTGAAAGAAGAGCTGAAAACCATTGAAGATTACCTCAGCCTCGAAAAAATAAGATACGAAGAGCGGCTGCAAACCAAATGCGACATCGCTCCGCAAACATTGGGTATTCAGGTGCCGCCCATGATGCTCCAAACCTTGGTCGAGAACGCCATCAAACACGGTGTACAGAAAGCTTTGCGTTGGGGATTTATCGAAATCAAAACCTATATAGAAAACGGCATGTTGGTCATCGTCATTCGCAATACGGGCCAATTGCATGCCGAAAAAAGTTTGAACGAGTCTTCGGGCTTTGGAATAGAAAACACAAAAAGAAGATTGCAATTGCTTTACGGCAATGATTATCAATTCAAGATATTTCAGGAAGACAAACTTACCGTGCGTGCCGAAATTCATTTACCAATAGAAAACAAAGTCATTTAACAATACTATGAACGCAATAATAGTCGACGACGAAAGACTGGCCAGAAACGAATTGAAAAGGCTTTTGGAAGATTTTCCGAAAATCAAAGTGATCGGAGAAGCAGCCAATGCCGATGAGGCCATTCCACTTATAGAAGAAACCGAACCCGATCTTCTTTTTCTCGACATTCAAATGCCCGGAAAAAACGGATTTGAATTGCTAGAAAGCCTCGAAGACAAGGTTCCGGAAGTGATTTTCACAACAGCATACGACGAATATGCCCTCAAGGCCTTTGAATTCAATGCACTCGACTATATTCTTAAACCCATAGACAGTGCCCGTTTGGCAGAAGCCATTCAAAGGGTAGAAGAAGAACGTGAAGAGCTGGAAAGACTGGAAAAGGCGGCTCCTACCGAAAAAGTATTGGGCACACAAGACCAGGTTTTTGTAAAAGACGGTGAAAAATGTTGGTTCGTGCGATTGGGCAAAGTGCGTCTCTTCGAATCGATGGGCAATTACGTACGCCTACATTTCGACGATCAAAAACCCATGATCTTGAAATCGCTCAACAGTTTGGAAGAACGTTTGGATCCAAAAATCTATTTCCGTGCAAACCGCAAACACATCATCAACCTCAACTGGATCGACAAAATAGAGCCTTGGTTTTCGGGCGGGCTTTTGGTGACCTTAAGTGCAGGTGAAATTGGCCCGGGCGGAGAAAAAATAGAGATTTCGAGAAGACAGGCCATTAAATTCAAAGACTTAATGAGCCTATAAAAAATCCCCTTTGCGGTGTTTCGGAAAATCGAAACGAGCAAAGGGGAAAATATTTTCAAAAAATGTAGACGCTAATCCAGCTCTGTGGCCAAAACCATCCTGATCTTCAAGCGAGCTCCCATCGACATGATATCCACCAAATCTTGAATCGTCAAAGATTGAGCTGCTCGCAGAATCACTGTGGGTTCTTCCATGCCCATAGTAGCCTGTTGCAAAGCAGCTTCCAACTCCGGAAAAGGAATATTTTTGCGATCGATATAGTACGCTTTGTCTTCCGTAATAGAAAGCGTAATAGGCTGTTTGCTCACCTCGTGCGTGGCGGTATCGGCCTTGGGCAAAAGCAATTTGATGACATTCGGACTGCCCAAAGTGGCCACAATAAGGAAGAACAACAGCAAGAAAAACATGATGTCGTTCAACGATGCGGTTTGCACCTCGGCCTCAAATCTTCTTTGTCTTTTAAGCTTCATAATCCTAAGATGCTGGTTCGTTTAGTGTATCAAGGAAGTCCATCACTGTAGCCTGCAAATGGATACTGAATTTATCGATCATCATGTTGATTCCATGGTATGCGGCATAGGCAATTAAACCAACCACCAAACCTGAGAAACTGGCAATCATTTTTTCATACAAACCGTTTGAAATGGTTTCGATCGAAAACTCGCCCGTTACCGAAATTTCGTAGAAAATACGGATGATACCCGAGATTGTACCCACAAAGCCCAATGTAGGGGCCACACCGGCAATCAATCCCAAATAACCCATGTTCTTTTCCATTTTCGAAACCTCCAAATTCGATTGGATTTCCATGGCACTTTCGATATCCTTTACCGGACGCCCTATACGTGAAATCCCTTTTTCCAAGATTCTTGATATCGGCAAATTGGTGCTTTTGCACATGGCGATTGCCGAGCGGAAATCCCCTCTCAAAATATTGTCCTTCAGACTGCGTAGAAAACCGTGATCAATTCGCGATGCCCCCTTGATAAACAAGTAGCGTTCCACCATCAAAAAGAATGTAATGAACAGCAAGATCAGGATCGGATAGACCACAAAACCGCCTTTCAGCAAGAGCTCGAAATAATTGATACTAACAGGAGAAGCAGTAAGTGTTGAGTCAATTCCAGTCTCGGCCGGAACTTGAAGCAAAATGGTTTGCAACATTGGTAAGGTTAAATTTTATGAACTTTTAATGTAACTCCGTGGAGTCCAAAAATATTATGCAAATTACTAATTTTTATGATTGATAAACCCTTTTCACCACCTTTTCGAGGCTTAAACCCTGCACAATGATCGAGAACAAAACCACCGAATAAGTAATAAAAACCAAATAGGGTTTGGCGGCCCATTCGCCTGGCAAAGAAAGAGCCATCGCAATAGATAAACCTCCACGCAGTCCGCCCCAGGTCATCAACAAAGGGGCTTCGCGGTCTACCGCCACCCACTTCTTGGATATACGTACCAAAAAGTGAATCACTAGAAAACGGGCCAAAAGCACGATAACAACCGCACCAATTCCAGCAATAAAGAAATAAGGTTTAAATTCAATAATCAAGATTTCCAAGCCGATGAGCACAAAAAGCACGGCATTCATCAACACATCCACAAGCTCCCAAAACTTATCGACGTACAGTTCGGTGGTTTCGCTCATGGCGTCTTGTTTCAAACCGCTGCTCCCCATAAACAAACCCGCAACCACCATGGCCAAAGGCCCCGAAGTGTGCAATTGCTGTGCCATCAAATACCCCCCCATTACCAATGCCAATGTGATCATTACTTCCACCTCGTAATTGTCTATGGATTTCAGCAGGCGGAACATCAAGAAGCCCAGTCCCAATCCAAACAAAACTCCTCCGATCGCCTCTTGCACAAAAAGCAATACCACATCCGTCGTGGTCACCTCGGCCACGCCCAATCGGGCAATTTCGAGAATGGTAAAAAAGATCACCACGCCTACCCCATCGTTGAACAAAGACTCGCCCACAATATTTATCTCAATGCGTTTGGGTACATTCGACTTTGTCAGAATACCGAGTACCGCAATGGGATCTGTGGGCGAAATGAGGGCTCCGAAAAGCAAGCAGTACACATACTCGATTTCATGGCCAATCAATCCAGAAAGATAATAGAGCAGTGTGCCGATCAGAAAAGTGGACAGTACCACACCCACAAGGGCAAAAAGCCCAATTGTGCGTTTTTCTTGCTTGATCATGCCCACATTGGTATGCAATGCACCTGCAAAAAGCAGGAAAGAAAGCATGACATCCATCAGCACCGTAGTGAAATCGATCTTCTCGATCAGGATGTGGGCGTAATTGCTGATCTCTGGATTTATAAACTGGGTCAGGATCAAGACCAAAGAAAAAACCAAGGCCATAATCATCAGACCAATGGTGGTGGGCAATTTAAAAAAGCGGACATTGATATAGCCGAAAATCGCCGAAATCACCACCAATAAAGTCAGTATGTTGAAAAGCTCCATAGTGTCTGTTTAAATTGAAACCCAATATACTGAAATGGATTTACAATACGCCCTTTGTACTGGGCAGAGAATCCATGGCCTGAATGTCGCGGCTGATGGCCATTTTGATGGCCTTGGCCCAAGCCTTGAATATCGCCTCTATTTTATGATGCTCGTTGTCGCCCTCGCATTTGATGTTCAAATTGCATTTCGAGCTATCGGAAAAAGATTTAAAGAAATGCATAAACATTTCCGTGGGCATTTCGCCTACTTTTTCACGCTTGAATTCCGCATCCCAAACCAACCAAGGCCTGCCCGAAAAATCGATGGCCACTTGGGCTAAGGCTTCATCCATCGGTAAAAGGAACCCGTAACGGTTGGTGCCCTTTTTGTCGCCCAATGCTTTCAAAAATGCTTCACCCAAAGCCAAAGCCGTATCTTCAATAGTATGGTGCTCGTCGATGTGCAAATCGCCCTTCACCTTAATCGTGATATCCGCACCCGAATGCTTGGCAAGTTGGTCGAGCATATGATCAAAGAAACCAATACCGGTATCCATTTGAGCGGCTCCTTTCCCATCCAAATTCACTTTAACATAAATCTCGGTTTCTTTGGTATCGCGTTGCACTTCAGCAATTCGCTCGGGAAGTTTCAGAAAGGCATAAATTTCGTCCCAATCGGCGGTAGTCAAAGCACACGCGGCTTGCTGCTCTTTACTGGCTTCTGGAGAAACCTCAGCAGCTATATGAATGCCCTTGGCACCCAAATTCACGGCCAATTGTATATCGCTGAGACGATCGCCAATGACAAAGCTATTGGTCAAATCATAATCGGGATTATCCAAATAGGCCGTCAACATACCCGTACGCGGTTTGCGGGTTTCGGCATTTTCGTGCTCAAAAGTACGGTCGATAAACACTTGGTCAAAATGAATTTGTTCGCCTTCTAAAGTAGTCATCATTTTCTGATGTGCAGGCCAGAAGGTTTCCTCCGGGAATGAATCGGTACCCAAACCGTCTTGATTGGTCACCATCACCAATTCGTAATCGGTTTCCTCTGCAATTTTTCTTAAAACCGACAAGACCTTGGGGTAGAACTCGAGTTTTTCAAGGGAATCTACTTGAAAGTCAATGGGTGGTTCGACAATAATGGTGCCGTCGCGATCGATAAACAGTACTTTTTTCATGCAATATTTAAATTCATTCCTTTGCGGCAAAAGTACTGATCTTCACCTTAAATACGCCAGTATGGCCAGCGAATTCGCTGAAAACTTTCTAATAATCAGTGCAAAAATGGAATTGCACACCAGCGATTTGCATTTAAAAGCGAATTTAGCATGAATTAATACGCTTATTCCAAGAAATAGAACACAATCCAAGACACACCTAATTGCTTTAAAATAAATTCATTACCTTTGCAGCGATTTTGAAAAACTCGTTCAATATCTCTGACGCGACATTGGCATTCAAGGGGACCGCAATCTAGGGTCCGATTCCATTTCAGAGCAGCAACGGGTTTCCGTGATGTTCACGACAGGGCGTGTCGCAATCGCCTCCAAATATTTAAAACAATCTGGGCTGAAAGCAGAGCAGCCTAAAGCAATTTTTATGCAAACAGTTAAGTTCAATGAACTTCCTGTGTCTGACTATATCCTTCAGGCAGTGGAAGAAATGGGTTGGGAAAACGCTTCACCGATCCAAAGTCAGGCAATTCCAGCGGTGCTCAATGGACGCGATGTCATCGGTCAGGCCCAAACTGGAACAGGGAAAACAGCCGCCTTCGGCATTCCGGCAATTGAATCGGTAGATGTGGATCACAAAGCCACCCAAGTATTGATCCTTTGCCCTACTCGCGAGTTGGCTCTTCAAGTGAAAGAGCAGATGTACTTGCTTTCGAAATACAAAAAGGGTCTTTTGGTAACCTGTATATATGGTGGTGAGTCGTATGAACGACAATTCCGCGATTTGAAACGCGGAGCACATATCGTGGTGGGTACGCCTGGGCGTATCATGGACCACTTGGACCGCAAAACCTTGCAATTGAGCGACCTAAAAATGATGGTGCTCGATGAAGCCGACGAAATGTTGAATATGGGTTTCCGCGAAGACATCGAAACCATTTTGAGCCAAGCTCCCGAAGAAAGACAAACTGTGCTCTTTTCGGCCACAATGTCCAAAGAGATTTTGAGCATCACCAAGCGTTTCCAAAATGATCCGCATATCATTAAAGTGACACGTGAAGAAGTGACCAACGACAACATCGAGCAGCTTGTGTTCAATGTGCGTCGCGATGCCAAAACCGAAGCCATGTGCCGTCTTATCGATGTGCACAATTTGAAATTGATCCTTGTATTCTGTAATACCAAATCGAAGGTAGACGAGGTGGCCATGGAATTGCAAGCCCGCGGACATGCCGCCGAAGGACTTCACGGCGACCTTCGCCAAGGAGCTCGTACACAGGTGATGAACAAATTCAGAAACGGAAACTGCAATATCCTTGTCGCCACCGACGTGGCCGCTCGCGGTATCGATGTGAATGATGTGGATGCAGTGTTCAACTACGACGTACCCATGGATTTGGAAAACTATGTACACCGTATCGGACGTACAGGACGGGCCGGCAAGAAAGGAATGGCTTTCACATTGGCACCAAACCGCGACAACGGTAAGCTTCGCGACTTGGAACGCTACACGAAAGTAAAAATCGAGCAAGGTAAAATCCCTACACTCGACGATTTGAAAGAGGTAAAAAGAAAGCAATTCAAAGAGAAAGTGATTTCACATATCTCTGATCAAAATATCGATGAATTTGCAGACATCATCAATGAAATGATCGATGAAGGGCACGATCCGGATCATATCCTTACGGCTTTGGTCAAAATGCAAATCGGCTCTTTGGAGATTGGCTCAAACTTCGAAGATGATCTTTCCGACAAAAGAAAAGCCCGTGGCGAGCGTCGTTCTGAAGGACGAAGAGGCTCGCGTAACGAGCAAGGCGACGACCGTCGCGGTGGACGTAGAAACAATAAGGGCCAAGGCAGCGGTGAAGCTGGAATGGTGCGTTTGTTCATCAATCTTGGAAAGAAAGACCATGTATCGCCCAACCACATTGTGGGTGCCATTGCAGCCGAGTCGAAAATCCCCGGTCGCGTGATTGGCCAAATCGACATGTACGACAAATTCAGCTTTGTAGAAGTGCCCGAACGTGATGTAAATCGCGTACTTTCAGGCATGAAAGGCAAGACCATCAATGCTCGTGAAGCCGCGATAGAGGTAGCCAAATAATTCAAGAAACATACTTGATCACAAAAAAGGGGCAGATTTTTCAATCTGCCCCTTTTCTATTTACATTCAATTTCTCATTTGCCCCATTTCGCAGGACTTCTTCTCCATTTCTTCAAAGATTCGATATCCGCTTCCTGCACATAATTTTGTTTTTGGGCCTCGTCAATCAAAAAGTTGTAATTGCTCAAGGTGATCAAGGGCAATTCAGCCTCCCTGAAATTTTCGCCCGCAATCCGCAAACCGTATGTAAAAACGGCAATCATACCGATTACTTCCACTCCAGCGGCCCGAAGAGCCTCCACCGCTTTCAGCGAGCTGCCACCTGTTGAAACCAAATCTTCAAGCACAACTACCTTCTGGCCTGGCAAAATCTTTCCTTCGATCTGATTCCCCATGCCATGCTCCTTCGGTTTCGGACGTACATAGGCCGAAGGCAATTTCAAGTAATCGGCCACCAGTACACCTTGAGCAATGCCCGCGGTAGCTACGCCTGCGATCAATTCGACTTCAGGAAAATGCTTGCGAATGGCCTTCGCCAGAGCCTTTTTGATGAATGTTCGGCCTTCCACATCCGAAAGCGTAATTCGGTTGTCGCAATAGATTGGCGATTTCCATCCCGAACTCCAAGTGAAAGGAGCATTGGGGCTCAATTTCACGGCTTCTGTTTCCAATAAAATATTCGCAATTTTTCTGGCTGTCGTCATGCTTATCTTTCTGTTTCTTCTTTTTCTCCTGTATCTGTTTTCATTCGGCGTTCCACCAAAATTTTATCGATTCGGTTTTTATCCATATCTACAATCTCGAAATGGAATTCTTCCCAATCGAAGGTATCGCCCGTATCTGGAATTTCCTGGAGGATTTCCAGAGCAAAACCACCCATTGTATCGAAACCGTTGTAGTCTTTTCGATTCGAAATCTCGATCTCGAACTCTTGCAAAAACTCATCGAAAGGCAGAGACGCATCGATCAAATAACTTCCGTCTTCCCTTTCAATAATCTCAAACTCAAACTCATTGGTTTCAGAGATATCGCCGACCAGAGCATCCAAAATATCGTTCATCGTAACCACACCCTGTACATTCCCGTATTCATCGACAATCACTCCAAAGTGCTTTCGCTCTTCTTGAAACTTTTCCAAAACCTGATAACCCAAATTGTTTTCCGGAATGTACAGACATTCCCTCAACTTAGGCTCTATGTTCTTCAACTCGGTTGTCAATGCCTTGCCCAACATATCCTTGGTGTACAGCAAGCCCAGCATATTGTTGATTCCATCGCGGCACACAGGATACACCGAATGCCTCGATTCCATTATTTTCTTACGGTTCTCAATAAGATCGTCGTCAAGATCGAGATAAGTAACCTCGTTGATGTTGGTCATCAAGGAAGTGATTTTCCTGTCGCCCAAATGAAACACATTCTGCACAATCTCGTGTTCGATTTCTTCAATCGCACCTCCAGTAGCCCCTTCACGCGTCATCGATTTAATCTCTTCTTCAGTAATTCCCGTATCCGATTCTTTGATGCCCGTCAACTTGAACAGCAACATACTCGTGTGGGTCAACAACCAAATGAAAGGTGAGGTCAGAATAGAAAGCCAGTTCATGGGCTTGGCCACCACTTTAGATATCACCTCGGGCATAGCCATACCTATACGTTTGGGCAGGAGTTCGCCGAAAATCAAAGAGAGGAAAGTGACCATAACCGTAATCACGATCACAGACACATGCCCGGCCATGTTGGCATCCAAGCCCAAATTCAAAAGCAGGGGCTCCACATATACTCCCAGCCTATCGCCGGAGTAAATACCCGTGAATATACTGATCAGCGTAATGCCAATCTGCACGGTACTCAGAAACTTATTGGGTGAGCTGGCTAGGTCTAAAGCGGTCTGGGCCTTTTTGTCACCATTTTTCGCGGCTATTTCAAGCTTCGTCTTTCGCGACGATATCAAGGCCATTTCTGACATCGAAAATAGGCCGTTAAGCAATATCAGAAAGAATAATATAAATATTTCCATTTATCAGACTCTAATCGCGAGTCAAACTGCAAATTTTAGGATTGCAAAATAATACAAATCGAAGAGGCTTTACTACTGAAATTTATTTTTTTTGAAAATATACGTTTCCCCTTGAACCGCAAAACCTATTTTTGTGACCAAACAAAGCAAAAAGCATGGTTCTTTTCATCAATGATAGGCCCGTTAAGTTTACTACTGATCATCAGGTTTCAAGAAAGAATCGAAAAAAGGCCGAAGTCATTCTTCCCAGCAGCAGAAAATTCAGAGCGATTGAAGAGTGGGAAAAGCATGTGGTAATTCCAGATGCCGGTAAGGAAACACTGGTGAAGTTTTTTCAGCAGATCAAAGAACTGAAGAAATTCAATTTCAAATCGGCCACCTTTTTGGTCAACGATTTCAATGTGGTTAAAAACGTCCTCGAAAAAGAATACAAACTTTTGGATGCCGCCGGCGGCGTGATATTGAACCAATTGGGCGAAGTGCTCATGATCTACCGCTTGGGCAAATGGGATCTTCCGAAAGGCAAAGCCGAAAAAGGTGAAACCATTAGGCAAACCGCCCAACGCGAGGTCGAAGAAGAATGCAGCATATCGGTATCGTTACGCGAAAAAGTATTTGTGTCTTACCACACCTATTTGCACAAAAACCAAAGGGTTCTTAAGCGTACATTTTGGTACGAGATGGATCTTGTTTCCGACGAATTGATGAAACCCCAAAAAGAGGAAGACATTGAGGAAATCCGTTGGATGAACCGCAGCGAAATGCACAAAGCTTTGAAAAAAAGCTACCGATCAATTGCTCATGTGCTCGACAACATGTTGGCTCAAGACCTCAGCTTCTCTAAAGGATAAGGCAGATAATCGCTGATATCTACACCGTAGGCGTGCAGTTCACGCACAATCGTCGAACTGATGGGGGCCAATTCGGGCGAGGTGATCAAAAAGACGGTTTCCAAACCTTCCACAATCTGCCGGTTCACTTGAGCGATTGTGTTTTCGTACTCAAAATCGGTGGTGTTGCGTAAACCACGAAGTAAAAAGCGGGCTCCTTCGTCTTTGGCCACTTTGGCGGTCAGGTCGTGGTAATGCACCACTCGCACGCGGGGATCGCTGTTGAAAGCCCCACGAATCACACCTTCCATTATCTCAAGGGAAAAATGCCTTTTCTTCGCTTGGTTGGTCCCAATACCAATCACCACCTCATCAAAAAGCTTCAGTCCACGTTCTACAATATCGGCATGTCCTTTCGTAAAGGGGTCGAAAGAACCTGGAAAAAAAGCCGTCCGTTTCATATTTGATCGTTTAGAAAAGTAAAGATGGACACAATTGCCGTAAAAGAAAAATACTTTTATCCCGCCCCTTTAATTCTGCATTGGCCCGAATGAAGTATTGCAATTCTTGATCAAAAACCACAAGTTTGTAGACTGACAAAACCTTAACGCATTAAAGGCAATGAAAAAACATCTTTGGGGAGTTGATCTAGGCGGCACAAAAATCGAAGGCATTATTCTGGTACGCGATTCTGGCGAAACACTCATCAGAAAGCGTATACCCACAGAAGCCGATCAAGGCTACCGGCACATTTTGTCGCAAATTAATAAACTGAT
Encoded proteins:
- a CDS encoding NUDIX hydrolase, which produces MVLFINDRPVKFTTDHQVSRKNRKKAEVILPSSRKFRAIEEWEKHVVIPDAGKETLVKFFQQIKELKKFNFKSATFLVNDFNVVKNVLEKEYKLLDAAGGVILNQLGEVLMIYRLGKWDLPKGKAEKGETIRQTAQREVEEECSISVSLREKVFVSYHTYLHKNQRVLKRTFWYEMDLVSDELMKPQKEEDIEEIRWMNRSEMHKALKKSYRSIAHVLDNMLAQDLSFSKG
- the coaD gene encoding pantetheine-phosphate adenylyltransferase — its product is MKRTAFFPGSFDPFTKGHADIVERGLKLFDEVVIGIGTNQAKKRHFSLEIMEGVIRGAFNSDPRVRVVHYHDLTAKVAKDEGARFLLRGLRNTTDFEYENTIAQVNRQIVEGLETVFLITSPELAPISSTIVRELHAYGVDISDYLPYPLEKLRS